In uncultured Devosia sp., a genomic segment contains:
- a CDS encoding TadE/TadG family type IV pilus assembly protein, with product MKALWRVLLGRLSEFRLARTGAAAVEFALILPAMLILYIGANEASALITVDRRVQMVTGTVGDLVARSQAAITADQMKEYLAAASGVMSPFPTSDLKQYVTQVKVNAAGTSATVVWAKQYVNGVYSNNTARTAGSTYNLAAAMRAIAKDSYVIVAEASNAYLPFYGIVINRPINLYRQNYFMPRYGDAISTP from the coding sequence GTGAAGGCGTTGTGGCGCGTCCTACTTGGCAGGCTAAGCGAATTCCGTCTCGCCCGGACCGGCGCAGCGGCTGTCGAATTCGCCCTGATCCTGCCAGCCATGCTCATTCTTTATATCGGAGCCAATGAGGCCAGCGCGCTGATCACCGTGGACCGTCGCGTGCAGATGGTGACCGGCACCGTCGGCGATCTCGTGGCCCGTTCGCAAGCGGCGATCACAGCCGACCAGATGAAAGAGTATCTGGCTGCGGCCAGTGGTGTGATGTCACCCTTTCCTACATCCGACCTCAAGCAGTATGTGACGCAGGTCAAGGTCAATGCTGCTGGCACGAGCGCGACGGTGGTCTGGGCGAAGCAGTATGTTAATGGCGTCTACAGCAACAACACGGCACGCACGGCGGGTAGCACTTATAATTTGGCGGCGGCAATGCGCGCCATCGCCAAGGACAGTTATGTGATCGTGGCCGAAGCCAGCAATGCCTACCTGCCATTCTATGGCATAGTGATCAATCGACCGATCAACCTCTATCGGCAGAACTACTTCATGCCGCGCTATGGCGACGCCATCAGCACGCCCTAG
- a CDS encoding TadE/TadG family type IV pilus assembly protein, which produces MAIDLTILIKRALTRKRLRGFMGNEAGVTAVEFGLLAVPFFAILGAILETAVVFLAGQLLDSAVQDASRYVRTGQMQAASYNLKQFRDNVCGRLYGLFVCDDLFVDVQPLSSFTAVNIKAPVNASCKTKAECALWTRDPTYQPGLGSSIMVVQVYYRWPVILNLGGFNMSNMPSGERILGAAAVFRNEPFTGSSS; this is translated from the coding sequence ATGGCGATCGACCTCACAATACTGATCAAGAGAGCCCTGACGCGAAAGCGGCTGCGTGGCTTTATGGGCAATGAGGCCGGTGTTACGGCGGTGGAATTCGGTCTCTTGGCCGTGCCCTTCTTTGCGATTCTCGGTGCCATTCTGGAAACGGCCGTGGTTTTCCTGGCGGGACAGTTGCTGGACAGTGCCGTGCAGGATGCAAGTCGATATGTCCGCACCGGCCAGATGCAGGCGGCAAGCTACAATCTCAAGCAGTTCCGCGATAACGTCTGCGGCCGGCTCTATGGGCTTTTCGTCTGCGACGATCTTTTCGTGGATGTTCAGCCTCTTTCCAGCTTCACCGCCGTCAATATCAAGGCGCCGGTGAACGCCAGCTGCAAGACCAAGGCGGAATGCGCCCTGTGGACGCGAGATCCGACCTATCAGCCCGGCCTGGGATCCAGCATCATGGTGGTGCAAGTCTATTATCGCTGGCCGGTCATCTTGAACCTGGGCGGTTTCAACATGTCCAATATGCCTAGCGGAGAACGTATCCTGGGCGCGGCTGCCGTGTTCCGCAATGAACCATTCACGGGGTCGAGCTCGTGA
- a CDS encoding pilus assembly protein N-terminal domain-containing protein: MRSLLAIALAVSLSMAPGLSTGSVQAQDVAGAPINVNVNMARILRINAAAATVIVGNPGIADVTIQDPQTLILTGKSFGSTNLIILDAAGSPIADTMIEVVQMQAGTVTVYQGRARTSLACAPVCQSVVMMGDDPAFTGEALASAQVVQSMGN; encoded by the coding sequence ATGCGTTCATTGCTAGCCATCGCCCTTGCCGTCAGCCTGTCGATGGCGCCTGGCTTGAGCACGGGATCGGTACAGGCGCAGGATGTCGCGGGCGCGCCGATCAATGTGAATGTCAACATGGCGCGCATCCTGCGCATCAACGCAGCGGCGGCCACGGTGATCGTCGGCAATCCAGGCATTGCCGATGTGACCATCCAGGATCCACAAACACTGATCCTCACCGGCAAGAGCTTCGGCTCGACCAACCTGATCATTCTGGATGCAGCGGGCAGTCCGATAGCGGACACGATGATCGAGGTTGTCCAGATGCAGGCTGGCACGGTGACCGTTTATCAGGGTCGGGCGCGGACCAGCCTCGCCTGCGCCCCCGTGTGCCAGTCCGTGGTGATGATGGGTGACGATCCTGCCTTCACGGGCGAGGCCCTTGCGTCTGCGCAGGTGGTCCAGTCGATGGGCAATTGA
- a CDS encoding Flp family type IVb pilin translates to MNIFARFANDESGATAIEYGLIAALISVGIILAATALGGSLGNLFNGISNKLTNSTTGKL, encoded by the coding sequence ATGAACATCTTCGCACGTTTCGCCAATGACGAGTCCGGCGCGACCGCTATCGAATACGGCCTGATCGCCGCCCTGATTTCCGTCGGTATCATCCTTGCCGCTACCGCTCTCGGCGGCAGCCTGGGTAACCTGTTCAACGGCATCTCGAACAAGCTGACCAACTCCACCACCGGCAAGCTCTAA
- a CDS encoding prepilin peptidase: MPDFAMFLLAMLFPVIMAWAAASDLLTMRISNKLVLLLVASFCLVALVLQLPLDQLGLHLAAGGLALAIGFTLFAFGWIGGGDAKFAAATALWIGWGIGGLQYVVYAGLLGGGLTLLILAFRNLPLMPIMAGHAWLERLHDRKSGVPYGIALAIAGMLVYAGSTLFERLVA, encoded by the coding sequence ATGCCCGACTTTGCAATGTTCCTGCTTGCCATGCTGTTTCCTGTCATCATGGCCTGGGCTGCGGCGTCTGACCTCCTCACCATGCGGATATCCAACAAGCTGGTGCTGCTGCTGGTCGCCAGCTTTTGCCTGGTTGCATTGGTCCTGCAACTGCCCTTGGACCAGCTGGGGCTTCACCTGGCGGCAGGCGGTCTGGCGCTGGCTATCGGTTTCACCCTCTTTGCCTTTGGCTGGATCGGTGGCGGTGATGCCAAATTCGCTGCGGCAACTGCCCTATGGATCGGCTGGGGCATCGGTGGGCTGCAATATGTCGTCTATGCCGGCCTGCTGGGTGGCGGACTGACTCTGCTCATTCTGGCCTTCCGCAATCTGCCGCTGATGCCGATCATGGCTGGCCACGCCTGGCTGGAGCGGCTGCACGATCGCAAGAGCGGCGTACCTTATGGCATTGCCCTCGCCATCGCCGGCATGCTGGTCTACGCGGGTTCAACACTCTTTGAGCGGCTGGTCGCCTGA